One genomic window of Helicobacter canis includes the following:
- a CDS encoding ferritin — MLSKEVIERLNDQVAKEMFASNLYLSMSSWCYTHRFDGAGAFLFEHAGQESDHAKKLITYLNETDSKLKLQKIKEPESSFESLLDVFTRTYEHELSITKSINELVDFTLSHKDFSTFNFLQWYVAEQHEEEALFRGIVDKIKLVGNSGNSLYLVDQYIKTLIGKS; from the coding sequence ATGCTGTCAAAAGAAGTCATCGAGCGTTTAAACGACCAAGTCGCTAAAGAAATGTTTGCTTCAAATTTATATCTAAGTATGAGTTCGTGGTGCTATACACATCGCTTCGATGGGGCGGGGGCGTTTTTGTTCGAGCACGCTGGACAAGAAAGCGACCACGCCAAAAAACTTATCACCTACCTAAATGAGACAGATTCTAAGCTAAAGTTACAGAAAATCAAAGAGCCAGAATCTAGCTTTGAATCTTTGCTTGATGTTTTTACGCGCACTTATGAGCACGAGCTTAGTATCACTAAGTCTATCAATGAGCTTGTGGATTTCACGCTATCGCATAAGGATTTTTCTACCTTTAACTTCTTGCAATGGTATGTCGCCGAGCAGCACGAAGAAGAAGCTCTCTTCCGCGGGATTGTCGATAAAATCAAGCTTGTCGGCAATAGTGGCAATAGCCTATATCTTGTCGATCAATACATAAAAACACTCATAGGCAAAAGCTAG
- a CDS encoding MATE family efflux transporter: MTYTYAQKARKILRIAVPSGANSLLDIIVLTLGVFFMGKFGEWHLVALSVSMQFIMLFFAINAVFYIGTNAQISRLYGARDSLAAQRVFSTLITLCLVCALPIVGLAYAGVMPFLAWMDISQEASALAADFLYIVIWTIPAMLLKNIITSAFAAIGDTISVFIVRVFSTAFCVGANIALIFGAGLEIVGAGLASVLTSAVELVLFALLVWKKGKFFCIKWQFAMVGAYVRRALRIGIPAGLERLLTLSSFVLTIKFIAGFGDLAVAGSQIGARIESFAFMPGFGFMVAAMALTGQNLGANRIQTAIELHKTILQISCVIMGGLGVIMAVFAKPLSAIFYHDEVVITISAWYLLAVGFSQVPLVVVFVLDGVLRGAGITKLSLLINALSIWCVRIAPMWLGIRLGLPVWWVFVMIFVETYIRAGLFYLAYKRGAWQRKKLA, translated from the coding sequence ATGACCTACACTTACGCACAAAAAGCACGCAAGATCCTGCGCATAGCAGTGCCTTCTGGGGCAAACTCCTTGCTTGATATTATTGTCTTAACGCTTGGGGTGTTTTTTATGGGGAAGTTTGGGGAGTGGCATCTTGTGGCATTGTCTGTGAGTATGCAGTTTATAATGCTCTTTTTTGCGATCAATGCGGTGTTTTATATCGGCACAAATGCGCAAATCTCTAGGCTTTATGGCGCACGCGATAGCCTAGCGGCACAGAGAGTCTTTAGCACACTTATCACGCTCTGTCTTGTGTGCGCGCTGCCTATTGTGGGACTTGCGTATGCGGGGGTTATGCCATTTCTTGCGTGGATGGATATAAGCCAAGAAGCCAGCGCACTTGCCGCGGACTTTTTATACATCGTGATTTGGACAATCCCTGCAATGCTGCTTAAAAACATCATAACCTCTGCCTTTGCTGCTATTGGCGATACGATTAGCGTGTTTATCGTGCGCGTGTTTAGCACGGCATTTTGCGTGGGGGCAAATATCGCGCTGATCTTTGGGGCGGGGCTTGAGATTGTAGGGGCGGGGCTTGCTAGCGTGCTTACAAGTGCGGTGGAGCTTGTGCTTTTTGCGCTTTTGGTATGGAAAAAGGGGAAGTTTTTTTGCATAAAGTGGCAGTTTGCTATGGTGGGTGCGTATGTGCGCAGGGCGTTGCGCATAGGGATCCCAGCTGGACTTGAGCGGCTGCTGACACTTAGCTCATTTGTGCTGACGATAAAATTCATCGCGGGCTTTGGAGATTTAGCAGTAGCTGGGAGTCAAATTGGTGCGCGTATAGAGTCCTTTGCCTTTATGCCCGGATTTGGCTTTATGGTCGCGGCTATGGCTCTCACAGGGCAAAATCTAGGGGCTAATAGAATCCAAACTGCCATAGAGCTGCATAAAACTATCTTGCAGATTTCTTGCGTGATTATGGGAGGGCTTGGGGTGATTATGGCGGTGTTTGCCAAGCCTTTGAGTGCGATTTTTTACCACGATGAAGTGGTCATCACAATTTCTGCGTGGTATTTGCTAGCGGTTGGATTCTCACAGGTGCCGCTGGTGGTGGTGTTTGTGCTTGATGGCGTGCTAAGGGGGGCTGGGATCACAAAGCTAAGCCTGCTTATCAATGCGCTTAGTATCTGGTGCGTGCGTATCGCGCCGATGTGGCTAGGGATCAGGCTTGGGCTGCCTGTGTGGTGGGTGTTTGTGATGATTTTTGTAGAGACTTATATCCGTGCGGGGCTGTTTTATCTCGCGTATAAAAGGGGGGCGTGGCAGCGCAAGAAGCTTGCCTAA
- a CDS encoding DUF262 domain-containing protein, with translation MKASQSTINDFFSMGSTMFSIPTYQRNYTWKKHNCTKLLEDIISISRNKKTHFMGSITYVIHLKDQENSLMQLQEFVIIDGQQRITTMMLLLKAIETKASDEIKEEIAKLLSLTRWQKLRLKPIKSDREAFDLVMSNRLRDIQGSSKIKENYQFFLKELDSYLQKGYAIEEIYGAFLRLKIVGIGLELGDDDPQVVFESINATGVQLTGLDLIRNYLMMGEDSTRQDWLYETYWIPLEEWLGVKDLNEFIITYLRIYYEDRLKEEEREIYYLLKSHHREHFPNDIEALMADMREYGRIYQVFLEGHHNGLERSDVSSQDLAHLRKAIGILVQIKFGVAKPFVLHCARDFEEGRLGYDDFYEILQILVSYYVRRSVCKEPTMTLNRILYTLYNSLGEVCATNLKQFLGKQFGRGIFPNDDRIKDAFATRNAYSLKSVCKFILLEIEKLSNAEPPREEELEVEHFYPQSPMQEWRDMVGEEYVEFEDKYLNTFGNLTLTGQNQKLSNKSYDEKIQLLDSHSSLHLNDYFINNTDSWGIGEVLSRAQHLAESFCAIEIFKDLPKDYRIRELRKSLDSDLTFVKLSRISLPNGEKHYARNGSYLAKAVIDYLLENAREAFETYTSEYLPRYIYWDSAQAGARRRDGTLVVPFEKAGFYFVSNAALKSVGSNLKDLVQGCKLDPSAFVIE, from the coding sequence ATGAAAGCTAGTCAATCCACGATCAATGACTTTTTCTCTATGGGAAGCACGATGTTTTCTATCCCGACATATCAGCGCAACTACACTTGGAAAAAGCACAATTGCACAAAATTGCTAGAAGATATTATTAGCATTTCTAGAAACAAAAAAACGCACTTTATGGGATCTATCACCTATGTGATCCACCTAAAAGATCAAGAAAATAGCCTAATGCAGCTACAAGAATTTGTCATAATCGACGGGCAGCAAAGGATCACTACAATGATGCTTTTGCTTAAAGCCATAGAGACAAAGGCAAGCGATGAGATCAAAGAAGAAATAGCCAAGCTACTAAGTCTCACAAGATGGCAAAAGCTCCGCCTAAAGCCCATAAAAAGCGATAGAGAAGCCTTTGATCTTGTGATGTCAAATAGATTAAGAGATATACAAGGTAGCTCAAAGATTAAGGAGAACTATCAATTTTTCCTAAAAGAGCTTGATAGCTATCTGCAAAAAGGCTATGCCATAGAGGAGATTTATGGGGCATTTCTACGGCTAAAGATTGTCGGCATAGGCTTAGAGCTAGGCGATGATGATCCGCAAGTGGTCTTTGAGAGTATCAATGCGACAGGCGTGCAGCTAACAGGACTAGATCTTATACGCAACTACCTAATGATGGGAGAGGATTCTACTAGGCAGGATTGGCTGTATGAGACATATTGGATCCCTTTAGAAGAGTGGCTTGGTGTAAAAGATCTAAATGAGTTTATCATCACTTATCTAAGGATCTATTATGAAGATAGGCTAAAAGAAGAGGAGCGCGAGATATACTACTTGCTAAAATCCCACCACAGAGAGCATTTCCCCAATGATATAGAAGCTCTTATGGCTGATATGCGCGAGTATGGCAGGATCTATCAAGTCTTTTTAGAAGGGCATCACAATGGGCTAGAACGGAGCGATGTCTCATCGCAAGACTTAGCGCATTTGCGCAAGGCTATTGGCATCTTAGTGCAGATCAAATTCGGCGTGGCAAAGCCCTTTGTCCTGCACTGTGCTAGGGACTTTGAAGAAGGCAGGCTAGGCTATGATGATTTCTATGAAATCTTGCAGATTCTAGTGAGCTACTATGTGCGCAGAAGTGTGTGCAAAGAGCCGACTATGACACTTAATAGGATCCTTTATACTCTATACAATAGCCTAGGAGAGGTCTGTGCTACTAATCTCAAGCAATTTTTAGGCAAGCAATTTGGCAGGGGGATTTTCCCAAATGATGATCGCATAAAAGATGCGTTTGCCACGCGCAATGCGTATTCCCTAAAAAGTGTATGCAAATTTATCCTACTAGAGATAGAAAAGCTAAGTAATGCCGAGCCCCCAAGAGAAGAGGAGCTAGAAGTGGAGCATTTCTACCCGCAAAGCCCCATGCAAGAGTGGCGCGATATGGTGGGAGAAGAGTATGTCGAGTTTGAAGATAAATACCTAAACACCTTTGGAAATCTCACCCTAACAGGACAAAATCAAAAGCTTAGCAATAAATCCTATGATGAAAAAATCCAGCTACTAGATAGCCATAGCTCCTTGCACTTAAACGACTATTTTATCAACAATACAGACTCTTGGGGGATAGGCGAAGTGCTTTCTAGGGCGCAGCATTTGGCGGAGAGTTTTTGTGCGATAGAGATATTTAAAGACTTGCCCAAAGACTACCGCATAAGAGAGCTTAGAAAAAGCCTTGATAGTGATTTGACCTTTGTCAAACTCTCGCGCATAAGTCTCCCCAATGGAGAGAAGCACTACGCGAGAAATGGCAGCTACCTAGCTAAAGCTGTCATAGACTATTTGCTAGAAAATGCCAGAGAAGCCTTTGAGACCTATACAAGTGAGTATCTCCCACGCTATATCTACTGGGATAGCGCACAGGCTGGTGCAAGGAGGAGAGATGGCACGCTTGTCGTGCCTTTTGAAAAGGCTGGATTTTACTTTGTAAGCAATGCTGCTTTAAAATCCGTAGGAAGCAATCTTAAAGACCTTGTGCAAGGCTGCAAGCTAGATCCCAGCGCGTTTGTCATCGAGTAG
- a CDS encoding metallophosphoesterase yields the protein MKLWILAGLLSLLLAVFALYAPLTRRDYHIKLQATLCPKLKQPITIALLSDLHSGRFYQDSIIQALQEREVDLIALSGDMIDDEEDMQGAWEFFAKLDSSLETKLSKPLASIPKFYVSGNHEFWSGEIAAIKQKLASYNISVLDFSHPCARLRIKGLDMAIFGVDDPYYSTYSKPNSHIDKAVWDKAKWQGGFWEQEWQELVASTIAANQCPSLESTFTKVDSSKRACQHDPTPTAQNAMPNPTPSINAQKVDSSTEPMATNQAQKVDSRETDSRADFSLLLSHRPEFTKLFSSLPINLILSGHTHGGQVRIPYLLNGLYAPNQGLFPKYAGGLYELDSSKRQYLVISRGLSLNYRLPRVFNPPEIVFITLECG from the coding sequence ATGAAGCTATGGATTCTAGCAGGGCTTTTGTCCCTGCTGCTTGCGGTATTTGCACTCTATGCACCACTCACGCGCAGAGACTATCACATCAAGCTCCAAGCCACACTCTGCCCTAAGCTAAAGCAGCCAATCACGATCGCCCTACTTAGTGATTTGCACTCTGGGAGATTCTATCAAGATAGCATTATCCAAGCCTTGCAAGAGCGAGAGGTCGATCTAATCGCCCTAAGCGGTGATATGATCGATGATGAAGAAGATATGCAAGGGGCGTGGGAGTTTTTTGCCAAGCTGGATTCTAGCCTAGAAACTAAACTATCAAAGCCCTTAGCCTCAATCCCCAAATTCTATGTCAGTGGGAATCACGAGTTTTGGAGTGGAGAGATTGCAGCCATTAAGCAAAAGCTTGCAAGCTACAATATCTCTGTGCTAGATTTTAGCCACCCTTGCGCTAGGCTTAGGATCAAGGGGCTAGATATGGCTATTTTTGGCGTTGATGATCCTTACTACAGCACTTATAGTAAGCCTAATAGCCACATAGATAAAGCCGTGTGGGATAAGGCAAAGTGGCAGGGAGGATTCTGGGAGCAAGAGTGGCAAGAGCTTGTTGCAAGCACCATTGCTGCTAATCAATGTCCTAGCCTAGAATCCACTTTTACAAAAGTGGATTCTAGTAAAAGGGCTTGCCAGCACGACCCCACCCCCACAGCGCAAAATGCAATGCCAAATCCAACGCCTAGCATAAATGCGCAAAAAGTGGATTCTAGCACAGAGCCTATGGCGACTAATCAAGCGCAAAAAGTGGATTCTAGGGAGACGGATTCTAGGGCGGATTTTTCTCTCTTGCTCTCTCATCGCCCGGAATTTACCAAGCTTTTTTCCTCACTCCCTATCAATCTAATCCTAAGCGGACACACGCACGGCGGACAAGTGCGCATACCCTACTTGCTCAATGGTCTCTACGCGCCTAATCAAGGGCTTTTCCCCAAATATGCTGGCGGGCTTTATGAGCTAGACTCCAGCAAAAGGCAGTATCTTGTAATCTCGCGTGGTCTTAGCCTAAACTACCGCTTACCGCGCGTGTTTAATCCCCCAGAGATAGTATTTATCACGCTAGAGTGTGGCTAA
- a CDS encoding ankyrin repeat domain-containing protein: MCKICKYMIFVCVFALFAYADQGASFVGKSPFTSLRQSPNGEQIAKLYKSDFLLTSIVGGTDASNPNWIQITIDDMQGVVHKRDIIALGEADYQNYLRSLFLQIFAKLSTPYQQALLADDPAIQTIPKSALESIFAPDSSEISEIFDKKRRLLNALAKAQYQQALHYAIALGFSHTTKQLLEQKSITLDSVPDPKDQSSLPLLIYAIQAKPPRKEIIAALLDKGANINELYGKDPKESALTLACQNSLIDIAKLLIQAGADLDPAQMTSPLIYAARNHEKELVELLLDSGANIHATLLENGEPTELNALDVALLSPAKEQESSKAEEVIETLINRGANLTHALQSASTSGSTQMIESLLAKGANINGDLSCSQHKGAFACSPLISAIQASQVEVLKTLIRNGADTTIVDEEGRNLVQYTKDIAKDPDIKAQLLEALEGIKE; the protein is encoded by the coding sequence ATGTGTAAAATATGTAAATATATGATATTTGTATGTGTGTTTGCTCTCTTTGCCTATGCCGATCAAGGCGCGAGCTTTGTGGGAAAAAGTCCTTTCACAAGCCTGCGTCAATCGCCAAATGGCGAGCAAATCGCCAAGCTTTATAAAAGTGATTTTTTGCTTACAAGTATAGTTGGAGGCACTGATGCTAGCAACCCAAACTGGATCCAAATCACCATAGATGATATGCAAGGCGTAGTCCATAAGCGCGATATAATCGCCCTAGGTGAAGCAGACTATCAAAACTACCTGCGCAGCTTGTTTCTCCAGATATTTGCCAAGCTTAGCACACCCTATCAGCAAGCCCTCCTAGCTGATGACCCAGCAATACAAACAATCCCCAAAAGCGCGCTAGAATCCATTTTTGCCCCAGATTCTAGCGAGATTAGCGAGATCTTTGACAAAAAGCGCAGACTGCTTAATGCCCTAGCAAAAGCCCAATATCAACAAGCCCTGCACTATGCCATAGCACTAGGATTTAGCCACACTACAAAGCAGCTCCTAGAGCAAAAATCTATCACCCTAGATAGCGTGCCAGACCCCAAAGATCAGTCAAGCCTACCGCTACTCATCTATGCTATCCAAGCCAAACCCCCTCGCAAAGAGATCATTGCTGCACTCCTTGATAAAGGCGCAAATATCAATGAGCTTTATGGCAAAGACCCTAAAGAATCCGCCCTAACTCTCGCCTGCCAAAACAGCCTAATCGATATAGCCAAGCTCCTTATCCAAGCAGGAGCAGATCTTGATCCTGCCCAAATGACAAGCCCTCTAATCTATGCCGCACGCAACCACGAAAAAGAGCTTGTAGAGCTACTTTTGGATTCTGGAGCAAATATCCACGCGACATTACTAGAAAACGGCGAGCCAACCGAGCTTAACGCCCTTGATGTCGCGCTTTTATCACCAGCAAAAGAGCAGGAATCTAGCAAAGCAGAAGAAGTCATAGAAACCCTAATCAATCGTGGCGCAAATCTCACGCACGCCCTGCAGAGTGCAAGCACAAGCGGCAGCACACAAATGATAGAATCACTCCTTGCAAAAGGCGCAAATATCAATGGCGATCTCTCCTGCTCACAGCATAAAGGTGCCTTTGCCTGCTCGCCTCTTATCTCTGCTATACAAGCAAGCCAAGTCGAAGTCCTTAAAACGCTAATCCGCAACGGCGCAGATACCACCATAGTAGATGAGGAAGGCAGAAATCTTGTGCAATACACCAAAGACATCGCAAAAGACCCTGACATCAAAGCCCAGCTCCTAGAAGCCCTAGAGGGCATTAAAGAGTAG
- a CDS encoding AAA domain-containing protein: MHAIKHALLQSCKVYYAYLEEHNLGCEELQVAQVAFDNPYIQLRIKAKVLNTDSLMIQISSRAPMPLSEERGFCVRFYDEKSQILSIECLDPSLFNEVQKHKNHLKIFSDLKFLIQNLATFFEQKDSFAIPAKTPIFARLKPESTNAYRTITTPSYLSDEQANALRDILSKPFSYVWGAPGSGKTQVVLFEALLHYVYNNTRVCVLAPTNSALEQVLKALIKKFDSLNINRAMILRLGTPSNAFMEQYSEVCDPQILQKKQPQSLFGSVGIKSRLKESLVIGMTMDAFIKRYPSLDVEFAHFFLDECAFTPLIKALPLCTQDTPITLLGDHKQLMPICEMPTSRMHGDKAWANLFNLSALFIEDFFTQEHFSSNASIFSKSQTSPLQFTRTSLNILRKTHRYGDNLAKILDHHIYRNNLSGKPSPTELYFIDCKAQTPIPPSQDKSSHAEAQVIAQIFPTLLQQSSSTAIITPFVNQRKLLSQYQIPYKHTWTIHGSQGQEFESVIFSPVMLHHHLTDSRNLNAAYALNVAISRIKQRLILVCDYAYWARHNEQFLTAILRNAKPFPMPNKPPTPPQTNAARVIDIITI, translated from the coding sequence ATGCACGCCATCAAACACGCCTTATTGCAATCTTGCAAAGTCTATTACGCTTATCTTGAAGAGCATAATCTAGGCTGCGAGGAATTACAAGTTGCGCAAGTTGCCTTTGATAATCCATACATTCAGCTCCGTATCAAAGCAAAGGTGCTTAACACCGACTCTTTGATGATCCAAATCAGCTCGCGCGCTCCTATGCCACTTAGTGAAGAGCGTGGATTTTGCGTGCGCTTCTATGATGAAAAAAGCCAAATTCTCTCCATAGAATGCCTAGATCCTAGCTTGTTTAATGAAGTGCAAAAGCATAAAAATCATCTAAAAATCTTTAGCGATTTAAAATTCCTTATACAAAATCTCGCCACATTTTTTGAGCAAAAAGACTCCTTTGCGATCCCAGCGAAAACCCCTATCTTTGCTCGCTTAAAGCCAGAATCCACAAATGCCTATCGCACCATCACCACGCCCTCATATCTAAGCGATGAGCAGGCAAATGCCTTGCGCGACATTCTTAGCAAGCCATTTAGCTATGTGTGGGGCGCACCAGGTAGTGGCAAAACACAGGTGGTGCTTTTTGAAGCACTTTTGCACTATGTCTATAACAACACGCGCGTATGCGTGCTAGCCCCGACAAACTCCGCATTAGAGCAGGTGCTAAAAGCTCTTATCAAAAAGTTTGACTCCCTAAACATCAATCGCGCGATGATTTTGCGGCTTGGCACCCCTAGCAACGCCTTTATGGAGCAATACAGCGAAGTATGCGACCCACAAATCCTGCAAAAAAAGCAGCCCCAAAGTCTCTTTGGCTCTGTGGGCATAAAATCACGCCTGAAAGAATCTTTGGTGATTGGTATGACTATGGATGCTTTCATCAAGCGTTATCCAAGCCTTGATGTAGAGTTTGCGCATTTTTTCTTAGATGAGTGTGCTTTCACCCCGCTTATCAAAGCTCTGCCACTCTGCACGCAAGATACACCCATTACCCTACTAGGCGACCACAAGCAGCTTATGCCTATTTGCGAAATGCCCACATCTCGTATGCACGGCGATAAAGCGTGGGCAAATCTCTTTAACCTATCGGCATTGTTCATAGAAGATTTTTTCACACAAGAGCATTTCTCAAGCAATGCTAGCATTTTTAGCAAATCCCAAACAAGCCCTCTGCAATTCACGCGCACAAGCTTAAATATCCTCCGCAAGACCCACCGCTATGGCGATAATCTCGCCAAAATCCTTGACCACCACATTTATCGCAATAATCTATCAGGCAAGCCAAGCCCGACCGAGCTATACTTCATCGACTGCAAAGCACAAACCCCTATCCCACCAAGCCAAGACAAAAGCAGCCACGCCGAAGCCCAAGTCATCGCGCAGATTTTCCCCACACTCTTGCAGCAATCTAGCTCCACAGCTATCATCACGCCCTTTGTCAATCAGCGCAAGCTACTCTCACAATACCAAATCCCCTATAAACACACTTGGACGATCCACGGCTCGCAAGGGCAGGAGTTTGAGAGCGTGATATTCTCACCCGTTATGCTTCATCATCATCTCACAGATTCTAGGAATCTAAACGCCGCTTACGCGCTTAATGTCGCTATTAGCCGCATTAAACAACGCTTGATCCTTGTGTGTGATTATGCGTATTGGGCAAGGCATAATGAGCAGTTTCTCACGGCAATCTTGCGCAATGCCAAGCCCTTCCCAATGCCAAACAAGCCCCCCACACCGCCACAGACAAATGCCGCGCGGGTTATTGATATTATTACAATTTAG
- the dapB gene encoding 4-hydroxy-tetrahydrodipicolinate reductase: protein MIKVGIFGASGRVGQLIIQEAKAHRNIEIGAVFVRKELDFSLPEGSFVTNDFNAFIQCCDVIIDFSSKEATNALLQALESSSSPVPCVIGTTGLDEQDFALIDSCSKRVPMLYASNMSLGIAVLRQVVEQVAAKLTQADIEISEIHHRHKKDAPSGTALSLAESCAKGRNRPLKEILVTDRISQGARKDGELSIISLRGGDVAGRHCVGFYLDGEYLELTHNATNRLTFAKGALACAIWLANKPPKLYEIDEVFA from the coding sequence ATGATAAAAGTAGGGATTTTTGGCGCGAGTGGGCGCGTGGGGCAACTGATTATCCAAGAGGCAAAAGCTCATAGAAATATCGAGATCGGTGCGGTGTTTGTCCGCAAGGAGCTAGATTTTAGCCTGCCAGAAGGTAGCTTTGTAACAAACGATTTTAACGCGTTTATACAATGCTGTGATGTTATCATTGACTTTAGCTCAAAAGAAGCGACTAATGCACTGCTGCAAGCACTAGAATCTAGCAGTTCTCCTGTCCCTTGCGTGATAGGCACTACCGGATTAGATGAGCAAGACTTCGCGCTTATAGATTCTTGCTCCAAACGCGTCCCTATGCTCTATGCTTCTAATATGTCCCTTGGCATAGCGGTGCTAAGGCAAGTGGTCGAGCAAGTAGCAGCCAAACTCACACAAGCAGATATTGAGATAAGCGAGATTCATCATCGACACAAAAAAGATGCCCCAAGTGGCACAGCCCTAAGCCTAGCAGAGTCCTGCGCCAAAGGACGCAATCGCCCCTTAAAGGAGATCCTAGTAACAGATAGAATCTCCCAAGGCGCGCGCAAAGATGGCGAGCTAAGTATCATCTCACTACGGGGCGGCGATGTGGCAGGGAGACATTGCGTAGGGTTTTATTTAGATGGAGAATATCTCGAGCTTACACATAATGCAACCAATCGCTTGACATTTGCCAAAGGTGCGCTAGCGTGCGCTATCTGGCTTGCAAATAAGCCTCCCAAACTCTATGAGATCGATGAAGTTTTTGCATAA
- the trxB gene encoding thioredoxin-disulfide reductase, with the protein MINIAIIGGGPAGLSAGLYATRGGIKDVVLFEKGMPGGQITGSSEIENYPGIKEVKSGLDFMEPWQEQCFRFGLKHEMAIVNQITKNGAHFTIHHDGGKTTEAKSVILATGGSPKRTGIIGESELWGKGVSTCATCDGFFYKGKEVAVIGGGDTAVEEAIYLTKMCSKVYLIHRRDTFRAAPITLEHAKSNDKIEFLTPFSPIEVKGDQSGVTGLVIEHSQTKQRQELSVPGVFIFVGYDVNTQVLRQDDGSMLCACDEYNSVIVDLSMKTNVPGLFAAGDIRINAPKQVVCAAGDGAAAALQAIAYLDSLH; encoded by the coding sequence ATGATCAATATAGCAATTATTGGTGGTGGTCCTGCTGGGCTATCTGCTGGATTATACGCAACCCGCGGTGGCATCAAAGATGTCGTGTTATTTGAAAAAGGTATGCCCGGAGGGCAAATCACAGGAAGTAGTGAGATAGAAAACTACCCCGGTATCAAAGAAGTTAAAAGTGGCTTGGATTTTATGGAGCCTTGGCAGGAGCAGTGCTTCCGCTTTGGTCTCAAACACGAAATGGCTATAGTAAATCAAATCACCAAAAATGGAGCGCATTTCACTATCCACCACGATGGCGGCAAAACCACAGAAGCAAAATCTGTGATCTTAGCCACTGGAGGTAGCCCAAAACGCACAGGTATCATAGGAGAAAGCGAGCTTTGGGGCAAGGGTGTTAGCACTTGTGCCACTTGCGATGGATTTTTCTACAAAGGCAAAGAGGTGGCTGTCATAGGAGGTGGAGACACTGCCGTAGAAGAAGCTATTTATCTCACAAAAATGTGTAGCAAAGTCTATCTTATCCACAGAAGAGATACATTCCGCGCAGCTCCAATCACACTAGAGCACGCCAAAAGCAACGATAAAATCGAGTTTTTAACGCCCTTTTCACCCATAGAGGTCAAAGGCGATCAAAGCGGTGTAACCGGGCTTGTGATCGAGCATTCTCAAACAAAACAACGCCAAGAGCTATCCGTGCCGGGGGTCTTTATCTTCGTGGGCTATGATGTGAATACGCAAGTGTTGCGACAAGATGATGGCTCTATGTTGTGCGCGTGTGATGAGTATAACTCTGTCATTGTGGATTTGTCGATGAAGACAAATGTCCCCGGGCTTTTTGCTGCTGGAGATATACGCATAAACGCACCAAAGCAAGTAGTATGTGCTGCTGGAGATGGAGCTGCTGCCGCATTGCAGGCGATTGCTTATTTAGACTCTCTCCATTAA
- the trxA gene encoding thioredoxin: protein MGQYIELTELDFDEKTKSGVALVDFWATWCGPCRMLAPVIEELANEFEGKAAICKVNTDEEQNLAARFGIRSIPTILFMKNGEVIDQVVGATPKSVLADKINALL, encoded by the coding sequence ATGGGACAATATATTGAACTTACAGAACTTGATTTCGATGAGAAGACAAAAAGCGGCGTAGCACTTGTGGATTTCTGGGCTACTTGGTGCGGTCCGTGCCGTATGCTAGCCCCTGTGATTGAAGAGCTTGCAAATGAATTTGAGGGCAAAGCTGCAATCTGCAAAGTCAATACCGATGAAGAGCAAAATCTCGCCGCACGATTTGGTATCCGCAGTATTCCTACAATCTTGTTTATGAAAAATGGTGAGGTTATCGATCAAGTTGTAGGTGCTACACCAAAATCTGTCTTGGCTGACAAAATCAACGCTCTTCTTTAG